The proteins below are encoded in one region of Flavobacterium nackdongense:
- a CDS encoding DUF2283 domain-containing protein, protein MRVAYFDDTDTLLVYFIDHKIVETKDLNENTIIELDENGNIVSMTIAHAKQQTEVSSFSFNQLPKMAV, encoded by the coding sequence ATGAGAGTTGCTTATTTTGACGATACTGACACCCTTTTGGTTTATTTTATTGACCATAAAATAGTAGAGACCAAAGACCTCAACGAAAACACTATTATTGAACTAGATGAAAACGGCAACATTGTTTCTATGACTATTGCACATGCGAAACAACAAACCGAAGTTTCTTCGTTTTCTTTTAACCAACTGCCTAAAATGGCGGTATAA
- a CDS encoding type II toxin-antitoxin system RelE family toxin, which yields MSYNIIAVPTFKKELKRLAKKFPSLKNDFSEFLESLENNPSQGTSLGKNCYKIRLAITSKGKGKSGGARVITHIVISKETVYLLSIYDKSDQESLSQKELDELLKYISEDE from the coding sequence ATGAGCTATAATATTATTGCCGTTCCTACTTTTAAAAAGGAATTAAAGCGACTGGCTAAAAAATTCCCTTCCCTGAAAAACGATTTTTCCGAGTTTTTGGAAAGTCTGGAAAACAATCCATCTCAAGGAACTTCTTTAGGCAAGAACTGCTACAAAATACGCCTAGCCATTACCTCAAAAGGAAAAGGTAAAAGCGGTGGAGCAAGAGTAATTACGCATATTGTCATCTCTAAAGAAACTGTTTATTTACTCTCTATTTACGATAAAAGCGACCAAGAATCACTCTCGCAAAAAGAACTCGACGAATTACTAAAATATATTTCTGAAGATGAATAA
- a CDS encoding gliding motility protein RemB — translation MKKGLLALVLSFCTCATFAQEEKIGVKQSVVSANQFPVFPKCESLQSAALENCFYNEVQDFIFQNFVVPENLVQNNFKGNVKVLFEVDKEGVFKVIYVNAVDDALIKEAKRVFAKFPKIKPATYNGNPTFSQYNITITIPLKSKEQQASEAIALAETAKVIPKQLTELDSIVYKKFNNPQFNSHLNVPFSHSYYAHFDPAMNQVGANNHTASKPYTYVEVAKYYNLIEANEKIKKNKTSWWGRKLWNENLVEIQGEDYWFIVNPIFDLQLGTASGKNQVNTFVNTRGINLSGGLGKQLNFTTTIYESQGRFADYYNRYAEAIRPAGGNPAIIPGIGIAKDFKTDAYDFPSADANLTFAPAKFIDLQLGYGRNFIGDGYRSIFESDGASPYPYFKINTNFWKIKYTNTYMWLKDVRPEVTLERTYATKYMANHYLSLNITNRWNLGLFESVIWTDTNNRGFDMHFVNPIIFYRSVEFTSSARTGNAVLGLSSKYKWNNNVALYGQFLLDEFSLGEVKNEKNSWKNKFAYQLGVKYFNAFKVDNLLLQLEYNHVRPYVYSHSVPITNYGHNNQNIGHPWGGNFQELLLIGRYHKGRLYADAKITFGTKGLDFDTMADSKNYGGNIYKDYDVNRPYDSGVKVGQGNKTNIFITDLQAGYLVNPMTNMKLFGSFIYRNFNPNQNTATVFSESTTWFSLGIRSDVFNWYFDY, via the coding sequence ATGAAAAAAGGATTGTTGGCCTTAGTTTTATCGTTTTGCACCTGTGCAACTTTCGCTCAAGAAGAGAAAATTGGTGTCAAACAATCGGTGGTTTCTGCCAATCAATTTCCTGTTTTTCCAAAATGTGAATCTTTACAATCCGCAGCATTAGAAAACTGTTTTTATAATGAGGTGCAAGATTTTATATTTCAAAATTTTGTAGTTCCTGAAAATTTAGTTCAAAATAATTTCAAAGGCAATGTAAAAGTCCTATTCGAAGTAGATAAAGAGGGCGTTTTCAAGGTTATTTATGTCAATGCTGTCGATGACGCTTTGATAAAAGAAGCCAAAAGGGTTTTTGCTAAATTTCCAAAGATTAAACCTGCCACCTACAATGGGAATCCCACTTTTTCTCAATACAATATTACCATAACTATCCCTTTGAAAAGTAAAGAACAGCAAGCTTCTGAAGCCATTGCTTTGGCAGAAACTGCAAAAGTAATTCCTAAACAACTTACAGAATTGGATAGTATTGTCTATAAAAAATTCAACAATCCGCAATTCAACAGTCATTTGAATGTGCCCTTTTCCCACAGTTATTATGCGCATTTCGATCCTGCGATGAATCAAGTGGGAGCCAATAATCACACCGCTTCTAAACCGTATACTTATGTAGAAGTGGCCAAATATTACAATCTTATCGAAGCAAACGAAAAGATAAAGAAAAACAAAACCAGCTGGTGGGGACGGAAATTGTGGAATGAAAATTTAGTCGAAATTCAAGGCGAAGACTATTGGTTTATCGTCAATCCAATTTTCGATTTGCAATTGGGTACAGCTTCGGGCAAGAATCAAGTGAACACCTTCGTTAATACTCGAGGCATCAATTTGAGTGGGGGATTGGGGAAACAACTTAATTTTACCACAACCATATACGAAAGTCAAGGGCGTTTTGCTGATTATTACAATCGGTATGCTGAAGCAATTAGGCCTGCAGGCGGAAATCCGGCGATTATTCCTGGAATTGGAATTGCCAAAGATTTCAAAACCGATGCCTACGATTTTCCTTCGGCTGATGCCAATTTGACTTTTGCCCCAGCGAAATTTATCGATCTGCAATTGGGTTATGGTCGCAATTTTATTGGCGATGGCTACCGTTCGATTTTCGAAAGTGACGGAGCAAGTCCGTATCCTTACTTTAAAATCAATACCAATTTTTGGAAAATAAAATACACTAATACCTATATGTGGCTCAAAGATGTACGCCCTGAAGTCACACTCGAACGGACGTATGCTACCAAATATATGGCGAATCATTATTTGAGTTTGAATATCACCAATCGCTGGAATCTAGGGCTTTTCGAATCCGTGATTTGGACCGATACCAATAACCGAGGTTTTGATATGCACTTTGTGAATCCCATTATTTTTTATCGTTCGGTCGAGTTTACGTCCTCGGCTCGAACGGGAAATGCTGTTTTGGGTTTGAGTTCTAAATACAAATGGAATAATAATGTAGCGCTTTATGGGCAGTTCCTTTTGGATGAATTTTCGCTTGGCGAAGTAAAGAACGAAAAAAACAGTTGGAAAAATAAATTTGCCTATCAGCTTGGGGTGAAATATTTCAATGCCTTCAAAGTCGATAATTTATTGTTGCAATTGGAATACAATCACGTCCGTCCGTATGTGTATTCGCATAGCGTGCCGATTACTAATTACGGACATAATAATCAAAATATTGGACATCCTTGGGGAGGTAATTTTCAAGAACTTCTTCTGATTGGGCGTTACCACAAAGGGCGATTGTATGCCGATGCCAAAATCACTTTTGGCACCAAAGGCTTGGATTTTGACACGATGGCAGACAGTAAAAATTACGGAGGAAATATCTACAAAGATTATGATGTCAATAGACCTTATGATTCGGGTGTGAAAGTAGGACAAGGAAACAAAACCAACATTTTCATCACCGATTTACAAGCCGGATATTTGGTCAACCCAATGACCAATATGAAACTTTTTGGTAGTTTTATTTATAGAAACTTTAACCCAAATCAAAACACTGCAACAGTTTTCAGCGAAAGCACCACTTGGTTTTCATTAGGCATTCGTTCGGATGTGTTTAATTGGTATTTTGATTATTAG
- the deoC gene encoding deoxyribose-phosphate aldolase translates to MNIKQYLDSTYLKTPSQAGLTEAENTIIAKEFIQEAIDEHFKLIMIRPDMVSLAKTMITGANSAVQIGTVIDFPEGKAGLEAKLAEATQAIQDGADDLDFVCNYEAFKVGNVDLVKEEILKCTQLGLANNKVVKWIIEVAALTDKQIMQLSALIKNLVITHFKEENYPSVFVKSSTGFYKTENNLPNGATVPSIIIMLENANPLPVKAAGGVRTYEEAVEMIRLGVKRIGTSGAKAIANGQKAEGGY, encoded by the coding sequence ATGAATATCAAGCAGTATTTAGATTCAACTTATTTAAAAACACCTTCACAAGCGGGACTTACTGAGGCAGAAAACACCATTATTGCCAAAGAATTTATTCAAGAGGCCATCGATGAACATTTCAAGCTGATTATGATTCGCCCTGATATGGTTTCGTTGGCCAAAACAATGATTACCGGAGCCAATTCCGCTGTTCAAATAGGAACCGTAATCGATTTTCCAGAAGGCAAAGCAGGACTAGAGGCCAAATTAGCCGAAGCTACTCAAGCGATTCAGGACGGAGCCGATGATCTCGATTTTGTTTGCAATTACGAAGCTTTCAAAGTCGGAAATGTAGATTTGGTCAAAGAAGAAATTCTAAAATGTACACAATTAGGCTTAGCCAATAACAAAGTTGTCAAATGGATTATCGAAGTGGCAGCACTCACCGACAAACAAATTATGCAACTTTCGGCCTTGATAAAAAACTTGGTTATCACTCATTTTAAAGAAGAAAATTACCCTTCCGTTTTTGTGAAATCCTCCACTGGTTTTTATAAAACAGAAAATAATTTGCCCAACGGCGCCACGGTTCCTTCCATTATAATTATGCTTGAGAATGCCAATCCACTTCCAGTAAAAGCGGCAGGAGGTGTCAGAACCTATGAGGAAGCGGTCGAAATGATTCGGTTGGGGGTGAAAAGAATTGGCACTTCAGGAGCTAAAGCCATTGCCAATGGTCAAAAAGCGGAAGGAGGTTACTAA
- a CDS encoding VanZ family protein, translating to MRKKVFLVAALFWSGVILFFCLENAKDIPQISLPYIDKFVHLVFHFVFTTLWFLYFKKRWNSSNYSNSLILSFGFSLVFGISIELLQQYVTLTRSADVIDVLANTIGASLAIISIILLNSYYRIIDKI from the coding sequence GTGCGTAAAAAGGTCTTTTTGGTCGCAGCCTTGTTTTGGTCAGGGGTTATCTTGTTTTTTTGTTTAGAAAACGCCAAAGATATTCCGCAAATAAGCCTGCCCTATATCGACAAATTCGTACACTTAGTTTTTCATTTTGTATTTACCACCCTTTGGTTTTTGTATTTTAAAAAGAGATGGAATAGTTCTAATTACTCCAATTCGCTGATTTTGTCCTTTGGTTTTTCGCTTGTTTTTGGAATTTCCATCGAACTGTTGCAGCAATATGTTACCTTGACCAGAAGTGCCGATGTAATTGATGTTTTAGCGAATACCATAGGAGCGTCTTTGGCTATAATTTCTATCATTTTGTTGAATTCGTATTATAGGATTATTGATAAAATCTAA
- the gcvH gene encoding glycine cleavage system protein GcvH: MSVPANLKYTKDHEWVSIDGDIATVGITHFAQKELGDIVYVEVETLDQTLDKDEVFGTVEAVKTVSDLFLPLAGEIIEFNDDLESNPESVNTDPYGAGWMIKVKIANPAEIDSLLSSESYKELIGA, from the coding sequence ATGAGCGTACCAGCAAATTTAAAGTACACCAAAGATCACGAATGGGTAAGCATTGACGGTGACATCGCAACAGTAGGAATTACTCATTTTGCGCAGAAAGAATTAGGTGATATTGTATATGTTGAAGTAGAAACTTTGGACCAAACCTTGGATAAAGACGAAGTTTTTGGAACCGTGGAAGCGGTCAAAACAGTTTCGGATTTATTTCTTCCATTAGCTGGAGAAATCATCGAATTTAATGATGATTTAGAAAGCAATCCTGAAAGTGTAAACACTGATCCTTATGGCGCTGGCTGGATGATCAAAGTGAAAATTGCCAATCCGGCGGAAATAGATTCGCTACTTTCGAGCGAGTCCTACAAAGAACTGATTGGTGCGTAA